A window from Thermomonas aquatica encodes these proteins:
- a CDS encoding serine/threonine-protein kinase codes for MDAERWQRLSPLLDALLELPEQQRSEHLAALRREDAALADELEKLLAMEEGDADFLAEPVVDVPNGARPGARIGPYRLDRLIGEGGMGQVWLAARADGLYERKVALKLLRPGLADPKLRQRFDREREILARFAHPYIARLLDAGIDRDGQPYLALEYVDGEPITSYCQSRQLDIAARIDLFRQVCEAVSHAHANLIVHRDLKPSNILVTPAGHVRLLDFGIAKLLDVEPLPVEQTRTGVRTFTLHYAAPEQIRGEPVTTMTDVYSLGVVLYELLTGSKPYRLKRQTDAEWEEAILAGEPLRPSQAAARACDEAARPYSPARLARELAGDLDNISLKALGKRPEQRYVSAEALSQDLLCYLRGRPVMARGESLGYRTRKYLHRHRWALGAATMVLAVMATALGVVSWQARQALREANRAQAMQNFVAGLFESAGNAPMDTPMDLRALLDLGIVRGERSLARQPQARAELYGVVARLRLGLGDYREAGALLDRQAQLLRALPDAPTSLRLEAATLRGNARRQLSDMRGCERQMQPLLALAEREQEQLPAQVAAFYSQLARCRRDLGQRNLANQLFSRSLKLRRDNGDDVGVAESLLDLSALHADDGDPRQAIRILRDALAQLRHEVGDRHPLAIDMLRSLCSLERNNDDLAAAERDCRESLALAQDLHGRDHRATVDARRQLAALYVDLGRFGEAESEFLDTYAWMRTRLDRNHPDLARTYNSLGVVAWERGDLQRAVHYQTQAVEAWRSGTNPGLTASGVYNLAMILHSAGEDAQALPLIRESRQLRMQRFGGNHELVGDSDRLLGEILASLGEKDAARDALQDAVRLTRAGYGEAHSHTRRAEVSLARFEAAQGDAAALQRLLGWADYDGRDIEQRKASWLARAYATELDCPRRPEKARAQLDAVLAQIQLSLPEGGALPREVAQIRARCSRR; via the coding sequence ATGGACGCCGAACGCTGGCAACGCCTGTCGCCGCTGCTCGACGCACTGCTGGAGCTGCCGGAGCAGCAACGCAGCGAACACCTCGCCGCCTTGCGCCGCGAGGATGCGGCGCTGGCCGACGAGCTGGAGAAACTGCTGGCGATGGAGGAAGGCGATGCCGACTTCCTCGCCGAGCCGGTGGTGGACGTGCCCAATGGCGCGCGCCCGGGCGCACGCATCGGCCCGTACCGGCTGGACCGGCTGATCGGCGAAGGCGGCATGGGCCAGGTCTGGCTGGCGGCGCGCGCCGACGGCCTGTACGAGCGCAAGGTCGCGCTGAAATTGCTGCGCCCGGGCCTGGCCGATCCGAAGCTGCGCCAGCGCTTCGACCGCGAGCGCGAGATCCTCGCCCGTTTCGCCCATCCCTACATCGCGCGCCTGCTCGATGCCGGCATCGACCGCGACGGGCAACCCTACCTTGCCCTGGAATACGTCGACGGCGAACCGATCACCAGCTACTGCCAGTCGCGCCAGCTGGACATCGCCGCGCGCATCGACCTGTTCCGCCAGGTCTGCGAAGCGGTCAGCCACGCGCACGCCAACCTGATCGTGCACCGCGACCTGAAGCCGTCCAACATCCTGGTGACCCCGGCCGGGCATGTGCGCCTGCTCGACTTCGGCATCGCCAAGCTGCTCGATGTCGAACCGTTGCCGGTGGAACAGACCCGCACCGGCGTGCGTACCTTCACCCTGCACTACGCCGCGCCCGAGCAGATCCGCGGCGAACCGGTCACCACCATGACCGACGTGTATTCGCTCGGCGTGGTGCTGTACGAGCTGCTGACCGGCAGCAAGCCCTATCGGCTCAAGCGCCAGACCGACGCCGAGTGGGAAGAGGCGATCCTGGCCGGCGAACCGTTGCGGCCCTCGCAGGCCGCGGCGCGCGCCTGCGACGAGGCGGCGCGCCCGTATTCGCCGGCGCGCCTAGCGCGCGAACTGGCCGGCGACCTCGACAACATCAGCCTGAAGGCGCTGGGCAAGCGCCCCGAGCAGCGCTACGTCTCCGCCGAGGCGCTGTCGCAGGACCTGCTCTGCTACCTGCGCGGCAGGCCGGTGATGGCGCGCGGCGAAAGCCTGGGCTATCGCACCCGCAAATACCTGCACCGGCACCGCTGGGCGCTGGGCGCGGCGACCATGGTGCTGGCGGTGATGGCGACCGCGCTCGGCGTGGTCAGCTGGCAGGCGCGGCAGGCGCTGCGCGAAGCCAACCGCGCGCAGGCGATGCAGAACTTTGTGGCCGGGCTGTTCGAGAGCGCCGGCAACGCGCCGATGGACACGCCGATGGACCTGCGCGCCCTGCTCGACCTCGGCATCGTCCGCGGCGAACGCAGCCTGGCGCGGCAGCCGCAGGCGCGCGCCGAACTCTATGGCGTGGTGGCGCGGCTGCGGCTTGGGCTGGGCGACTACCGCGAAGCCGGCGCCCTGCTCGACAGGCAGGCGCAGCTGCTGCGCGCACTGCCGGACGCGCCGACCAGCCTGCGGCTGGAAGCGGCCACCCTGCGCGGCAACGCCCGCCGCCAGCTCAGCGACATGCGCGGTTGCGAGCGGCAGATGCAGCCGCTGCTGGCGCTCGCCGAACGCGAGCAGGAACAACTGCCGGCGCAGGTCGCCGCGTTCTATTCGCAGTTGGCGCGTTGCCGGCGCGACCTCGGCCAGCGCAACCTGGCCAACCAGCTGTTCTCGCGCTCGCTGAAATTGCGCCGCGACAACGGCGACGACGTGGGCGTGGCCGAAAGCCTGCTCGACCTGTCCGCCCTGCATGCCGACGACGGCGATCCGCGGCAGGCGATCCGGATCCTGCGCGATGCCTTGGCGCAGTTGCGGCACGAGGTCGGCGACCGCCACCCGCTGGCGATCGACATGCTGCGCAGCCTGTGCTCGCTGGAACGCAACAACGACGACCTCGCCGCCGCCGAGCGCGACTGCCGCGAATCGCTCGCGCTGGCGCAGGATTTGCACGGCCGCGACCATCGCGCCACGGTCGACGCGCGTCGCCAGCTGGCGGCGCTGTACGTCGACCTCGGCCGCTTCGGCGAAGCCGAATCCGAATTCCTCGATACCTATGCCTGGATGCGCACCCGGCTGGATCGCAACCACCCCGACCTCGCGCGCACCTACAACAGCCTGGGGGTGGTCGCCTGGGAACGCGGCGACCTGCAGCGCGCGGTCCATTACCAGACCCAGGCGGTGGAGGCGTGGCGCAGCGGCACCAACCCCGGCCTGACCGCGTCCGGCGTCTACAACCTGGCGATGATCCTGCACAGCGCCGGCGAGGATGCGCAGGCGCTGCCGCTGATCCGCGAATCGCGGCAGCTGCGCATGCAGCGTTTCGGCGGCAACCACGAACTGGTCGGCGACAGCGATCGCCTGCTCGGCGAAATCCTGGCCAGCCTGGGCGAGAAGGACGCGGCCCGCGATGCCCTGCAGGATGCGGTCCGCCTGACCCGGGCCGGCTATGGCGAGGCGCATTCGCACACGCGGCGCGCGGAAGTCTCGCTGGCGCGCTTCGAGGCCGCGCAGGGCGATGCCGCGGCCCTGCAGCGCCTGCTCGGCTGGGCCGACTACGACGGGCGCGACATCGAGCAGCGCAAGGCCAGCTGGCTGGCGCGCGCCTATGCGACCGAACTGGACTGCCCGCGGCGCCCGGAGAAGGCCAGGGCGCAACTGGACGCCGTGCTCGCGCAGATCCAGCTGAGCCTGCCCGAAGGCGGCGCATTGCCGCGCGAGGTCGCGCAGATCCGCGCCAGGTGCAGCAGGCGCTGA
- a CDS encoding ECF-type sigma factor: protein MTESGEITVLLDAAHKGDRGAMDRVLATLYQELHSMARRQLAGQHGHTLDATALVHEAYLKLIGRGSGAAQFDDRAHFFAYAASAMRSVVVDYARQRLAQKRGGDQHRVTDLPEDIEGGLRLDEDMLGLDTALTRLHAVEPRLTQVVELRYFAGLSELEIAALLQRSERSVRRDWQKARMFLLASLKDPTVA from the coding sequence ATGACCGAATCCGGTGAGATCACCGTCCTGCTGGATGCCGCGCACAAGGGCGACCGTGGCGCGATGGACCGCGTGCTCGCCACGCTGTACCAGGAACTGCATTCGATGGCGCGCCGCCAGCTGGCCGGCCAGCACGGGCATACCCTGGATGCCACCGCGCTGGTCCACGAGGCCTACCTCAAGCTGATCGGCCGCGGCAGCGGCGCCGCGCAATTCGACGACCGCGCGCACTTCTTCGCCTATGCCGCCTCGGCGATGCGCAGCGTGGTGGTGGATTACGCGCGCCAGCGGCTGGCGCAGAAGCGCGGCGGCGACCAGCACCGCGTCACCGACCTGCCGGAAGACATCGAGGGCGGGCTGCGCCTGGACGAGGACATGCTGGGCCTGGACACCGCGCTGACCCGCCTGCACGCGGTCGAGCCGCGGCTGACCCAGGTGGTCGAATTGCGCTATTTCGCCGGCCTCTCGGAGCTGGAGATCGCCGCCCTGCTGCAGCGTTCGGAACGCAGCGTGCGCCGCGACTGGCAGAAGGCGCGCATGTTCCTGCTCGCCTCGCTCAAGGACCCGACCGTCGCCTGA
- the mutM gene encoding bifunctional DNA-formamidopyrimidine glycosylase/DNA-(apurinic or apyrimidinic site) lyase has product MPELPEVETTRRGLLPHVAGRRVEHVLLRRPDLRWPIPREIEELLPEQRIDGIRRRAKYLLLETAAGSALLHLGMSGSLRVLPGDAPVRAHDHVDIALDSGRVLRFNDPRRFGCLLWQAPGETHELLAGLGPEPLADDFDGAAFDGAAFDGDYLFARSRGRSAPVKAFLMDQSVVVGVGNIYAAEALFMAGISPLREAGKVSRARYAALADAVRAILGHAIARGGTTLRDFISPDGAPGYFEQELLVYGRGGEPCPRCGRALKQALVGQRASVWCGHCQR; this is encoded by the coding sequence ATGCCCGAACTGCCCGAAGTCGAGACCACCCGCCGCGGCCTGTTGCCGCATGTCGCCGGCCGCCGCGTCGAGCACGTGCTGCTGCGCCGCCCGGACCTGCGCTGGCCGATCCCGCGCGAGATCGAGGAGCTGTTGCCCGAGCAACGCATCGACGGCATCCGCCGCCGCGCCAAGTACCTGCTGCTGGAGACCGCCGCCGGCAGCGCGCTGCTGCACCTGGGCATGTCCGGCAGCCTGCGCGTATTGCCGGGCGATGCGCCGGTGCGCGCGCACGACCACGTCGACATCGCCCTGGACTCCGGCCGCGTGCTGCGCTTCAACGATCCGCGCCGCTTCGGCTGCCTGCTCTGGCAGGCGCCGGGCGAAACCCACGAACTGCTGGCCGGGCTGGGGCCGGAGCCGCTGGCGGACGACTTCGATGGGGCGGCTTTCGATGGGGCGGCTTTCGATGGGGATTACCTGTTCGCAAGAAGCCGCGGCCGCAGCGCGCCGGTGAAGGCCTTCCTGATGGACCAGTCGGTGGTGGTCGGCGTCGGCAACATCTATGCGGCGGAAGCCTTGTTCATGGCCGGGATCTCGCCGCTGCGCGAAGCCGGCAAGGTCTCGCGTGCGCGCTATGCCGCGCTGGCCGACGCGGTGCGGGCGATCCTGGGGCATGCCATCGCGCGCGGCGGCACCACCCTGCGCGATTTCATCAGCCCGGACGGCGCGCCCGGCTACTTCGAGCAGGAACTGCTGGTCTACGGCCGCGGCGGCGAACCCTGCCCGCGTTGCGGCCGGGCGCTGAAACAGGCCCTGGTCGGCCAGCGCGCCAGCGTGTGGTGCGGGCACTGCCAACGCTGA
- a CDS encoding TlpA family protein disulfide reductase has product MRNAWSGLFGVALALCAAMPLQAAEPKIGELPPALLGRDRQGDVVDLAQHRGKIVVVTFWASWCGPCRKELPGLDALQKHAGDKILKVIAVNVQDSTEDYRTMMRQMKDFSITLTRDRSGEIAEGYGVKAYPNLWIIDPQGKVAAHHVGYGEDSLDRLVAQINQVIVAEQQRRNAAAATAG; this is encoded by the coding sequence ATGCGCAATGCGTGGTCGGGCCTGTTCGGCGTTGCACTGGCGCTGTGCGCGGCGATGCCGCTGCAGGCGGCGGAACCGAAGATCGGCGAGCTGCCGCCCGCATTGCTGGGCAGGGATCGCCAGGGCGATGTGGTGGACCTCGCGCAGCATCGCGGCAAGATCGTGGTGGTCACCTTCTGGGCGTCGTGGTGCGGTCCCTGCCGCAAGGAACTGCCGGGCCTGGATGCGCTGCAGAAGCACGCCGGCGACAAGATCCTCAAGGTGATCGCGGTCAACGTGCAGGACAGCACCGAGGACTACCGGACGATGATGCGGCAGATGAAGGACTTCAGCATCACCCTGACCCGCGACCGCAGCGGCGAGATCGCCGAAGGCTACGGGGTGAAGGCGTATCCGAACCTGTGGATCATCGACCCGCAGGGCAAGGTGGCCGCGCACCATGTCGGTTACGGCGAGGATTCGCTGGACAGGCTGGTCGCGCAGATCAACCAGGTGATCGTGGCCGAGCAGCAACGGCGGAACGCGGCGGCGGCGACCGCGGGCTGA
- a CDS encoding DesA family fatty acid desaturase, producing MPASFLDFLAGGLFQFGWLAMLLYLLVVTQVTIFTVTLYLHRSQAHRGVDFHPLVAHFFRFWSWLTTSMITREWAAIHRKHHAKCETEEDPHSPMHKGIHNVMWKGADMYREARLDRASIEQYGKGCPDDWIERNLYTRHATLGVVLLLVASFVLFGAKGVAVWAIQMAWIPFWAAGVINGLGHWWGYRNFETTDTATNLSPWGVWVGGEELHNNHHAFPSSAKFALRKWEFDIGWAAIKLFASVRLAKVLRVAPSLNLRPNIKVPDAETVKALLACRFQAMTDYQRNVLKPALREEAAAAGAKLRALLPRKLRKGMVDDGRWLSPESREQLQRWIAERPRINTLIEYRARLAEVLESRSHDASEKLKRLQAWCAEAEASGVRALQEYSARLKGYALQPA from the coding sequence ATGCCCGCTTCGTTCCTCGATTTCCTCGCCGGCGGCCTGTTCCAGTTCGGCTGGCTGGCGATGCTGCTGTACCTGCTGGTGGTCACCCAGGTCACCATCTTCACCGTGACCCTGTACCTGCACCGCAGCCAGGCGCACCGCGGCGTCGATTTCCATCCGCTGGTCGCGCATTTCTTCCGCTTCTGGAGCTGGCTGACCACCTCGATGATCACCCGCGAGTGGGCGGCGATCCATCGCAAGCACCACGCCAAGTGCGAGACCGAGGAAGACCCGCACAGCCCGATGCACAAGGGCATCCACAACGTCATGTGGAAGGGCGCCGACATGTACCGCGAGGCGCGCCTGGACCGCGCCAGCATCGAGCAGTACGGCAAGGGCTGCCCGGACGACTGGATCGAACGCAACCTCTACACCCGCCATGCCACGCTCGGCGTGGTGCTGCTGCTGGTGGCCAGCTTCGTGCTGTTCGGCGCCAAGGGCGTGGCCGTGTGGGCGATCCAGATGGCGTGGATCCCGTTCTGGGCGGCCGGCGTGATCAACGGCCTCGGCCACTGGTGGGGCTACCGCAATTTCGAGACCACCGACACCGCCACCAACCTCAGCCCGTGGGGCGTGTGGGTCGGCGGCGAGGAACTGCACAACAACCACCATGCGTTCCCGTCGTCGGCCAAGTTCGCCCTGCGCAAGTGGGAATTCGACATCGGCTGGGCGGCGATCAAGCTGTTCGCCTCGGTGCGCCTGGCCAAGGTGTTGCGCGTGGCGCCGTCGCTGAACCTGCGCCCGAACATCAAGGTGCCCGACGCGGAAACGGTGAAGGCGCTGCTGGCCTGCCGCTTCCAGGCGATGACCGACTACCAGCGCAACGTGCTCAAGCCGGCGCTGCGCGAGGAGGCCGCCGCCGCCGGCGCCAAGCTGCGCGCGCTGCTGCCGCGCAAGCTGCGCAAGGGCATGGTCGATGATGGCCGCTGGCTGTCGCCGGAATCGCGCGAGCAGTTGCAGCGCTGGATCGCCGAGCGCCCGCGCATCAATACGCTGATCGAATATCGCGCGCGCCTGGCCGAAGTGCTGGAGAGCCGCAGCCACGACGCCAGCGAAAAGCTCAAGCGCCTGCAGGCCTGGTGCGCCGAAGCCGAGGCCAGCGGCGTGCGCGCCCTGCAGGAGTATTCGGCGCGCCTGAAGGGCTACGCGCTGCAGCCGGCGTGA
- a CDS encoding TetR/AcrR family transcriptional regulator translates to MKQPSRSANKPAMRKPPTRQSPAPAEKFELRRRELAEVTLQTLAELGYARTSLREIAQNSEYSHGVLHYYFKDKLDLISCSVREYKTRCANRYDGIVANARDADALVEGFLAVLAETLRNEAPMHSLWYDLRAQALFEGSFRDDVIEIDRLLQDMVWRLVTRLAAFAGRPPRLSPVAAYALIDGLFQKYLLLHIAGDATAGDSLACQLRLLLPEL, encoded by the coding sequence GTGAAGCAGCCCTCCCGATCCGCCAACAAGCCCGCCATGCGCAAGCCGCCGACGCGGCAATCGCCGGCGCCTGCCGAGAAGTTCGAACTGCGGCGCAGGGAGCTGGCGGAAGTCACCCTGCAGACGCTCGCCGAACTGGGCTACGCGCGCACCAGCCTGCGCGAGATCGCGCAGAATTCCGAATACAGCCACGGGGTGCTGCACTACTACTTCAAGGACAAGCTGGACCTCATCAGCTGCAGCGTCCGCGAATACAAGACCAGGTGCGCCAACCGCTACGACGGCATCGTGGCGAATGCGCGCGATGCCGACGCGCTGGTGGAAGGCTTCCTCGCTGTCCTGGCCGAGACCCTGCGCAACGAGGCGCCGATGCACAGCCTCTGGTACGACCTGCGTGCGCAGGCCTTGTTCGAGGGCTCGTTCCGCGACGACGTGATCGAGATCGACCGCCTGCTGCAGGACATGGTGTGGCGGCTGGTCACCCGCCTCGCCGCGTTCGCGGGCAGGCCGCCGCGGCTGTCGCCGGTGGCGGCGTATGCCCTGATCGACGGCCTGTTCCAGAAGTACCTGCTGCTGCACATCGCGGGCGATGCGACCGCAGGCGATTCGCTGGCCTGCCAGCTCCGCCTGCTGCTTCCGGAGCTGTAG
- a CDS encoding M13 family metallopeptidase — protein sequence MTTASLRRAALALAILASLAACDRGAPTDKAATPAAAEAAAAPGSGIDLAGIDKAVQPGDDFDEYANGAWKKATEIPADRASISTGFYVFEKAEKRLSDLIQGFDKANPAAGSNERKIADYYAAYMDEAGIEARGLAPLQPSLDKVAAIADAAGLSRYLGGQVRADTDPLNATNFYTENLFGLFVAQGLEDPSKNVGYLMQGGLGMPDREYYLAGDKDMAANRVAYQKYIADILKLAGDADADKKAKTIFDLETKIARAHANVVDSQDIHKANNPWATADFAKNAPGIDWAAFFDAAKLSGQPTVFAWQPDAIKKLSALVASEPLQAWKDYLRFHAINHSAALLPKAYADLSFGFYGTQLNGTTRQRDRWKRAIGATDGALGDAIGQAYIKQYFPASSKAKVEDMVNNILATFREGVDKLEWMTPETKKAAKAKAETMLVGVGYPDSWRDYSSLEIKRDDPLGNRLRAEEAEYRHQTAKLGKAPDKKEWWMTPQTVNAVQLPLQNAMNFPAAILEAPFFDPNADAAANYGSIGAVIGHEVSHGFDNLGSEFDAEGRLRNWWTKDDAAHFKAATDKLVAQYDAYEALPGLHLNGKQTLGENIADVAGLQAAYTAYHKSLGGKPAPVIDGLTGDERFFLAFAQAWRAKQRDAALRAQVIGDGHAPARWRALTVRNIDAWYDTFKVADGQKLFLKPEQRVKIW from the coding sequence ATGACCACCGCATCCCTTCGCCGCGCCGCACTGGCGCTGGCCATCCTCGCTTCGCTGGCCGCCTGCGACCGCGGCGCCCCGACCGACAAGGCCGCAACGCCGGCCGCCGCCGAAGCCGCGGCCGCACCGGGCTCCGGCATCGACCTGGCCGGCATCGACAAGGCCGTGCAGCCCGGCGACGACTTCGACGAATACGCCAACGGCGCGTGGAAGAAGGCCACCGAGATCCCCGCCGACCGCGCCAGCATCAGCACCGGCTTCTACGTGTTCGAGAAGGCCGAGAAGCGCCTGTCCGACCTGATCCAGGGCTTCGACAAGGCCAACCCGGCGGCAGGCAGCAACGAACGCAAGATCGCCGACTACTACGCCGCGTACATGGACGAGGCCGGCATCGAGGCGCGCGGGCTTGCGCCGCTGCAACCGTCGCTGGACAAGGTCGCCGCGATCGCCGATGCCGCCGGCCTGTCGCGCTACCTCGGCGGACAGGTGCGCGCCGACACCGACCCGCTGAACGCCACCAATTTCTACACCGAGAACCTGTTCGGCCTGTTCGTGGCGCAGGGCCTGGAGGATCCGTCGAAGAACGTCGGCTACCTGATGCAGGGCGGCCTGGGCATGCCGGACCGCGAGTACTACCTCGCCGGCGACAAGGACATGGCGGCCAATCGCGTCGCCTACCAGAAGTACATCGCCGACATCCTCAAGCTCGCCGGCGACGCCGATGCGGACAAGAAAGCCAAGACCATCTTCGACCTCGAGACGAAGATCGCCAGGGCGCATGCCAACGTGGTCGACAGCCAGGACATCCACAAGGCCAACAATCCGTGGGCCACCGCGGACTTCGCCAAGAACGCGCCGGGCATCGACTGGGCCGCGTTCTTCGATGCCGCCAAGCTGTCCGGCCAGCCGACCGTGTTCGCCTGGCAGCCGGACGCGATCAAGAAGCTGTCCGCGCTGGTCGCCAGCGAGCCGCTGCAGGCATGGAAGGACTACCTGCGCTTCCACGCGATCAACCACAGCGCGGCGCTGCTGCCGAAGGCCTATGCCGACCTCAGCTTCGGCTTCTACGGCACCCAGTTGAACGGCACCACCCGGCAGCGCGACCGCTGGAAGCGCGCGATCGGCGCCACCGACGGCGCACTGGGCGATGCGATCGGCCAGGCGTACATCAAGCAGTACTTCCCGGCATCGTCCAAGGCCAAGGTCGAGGACATGGTCAACAACATCCTCGCCACCTTCCGCGAAGGCGTGGACAAGCTGGAATGGATGACGCCGGAGACCAAGAAGGCGGCGAAGGCGAAGGCCGAGACCATGCTGGTCGGCGTGGGCTACCCGGACAGCTGGCGCGACTATTCCTCGCTCGAGATCAAGCGCGACGATCCGCTCGGCAACCGCCTGCGCGCGGAGGAAGCCGAGTACCGCCACCAGACCGCCAAGCTCGGCAAGGCGCCGGACAAGAAGGAATGGTGGATGACCCCGCAGACGGTCAACGCGGTGCAGCTGCCGCTGCAGAACGCGATGAACTTCCCTGCGGCGATCCTGGAAGCTCCGTTCTTCGACCCGAACGCGGACGCCGCGGCGAACTACGGTTCGATCGGCGCGGTGATCGGCCACGAGGTCAGCCACGGCTTCGACAACCTCGGCTCCGAGTTCGATGCGGAAGGCCGCCTGCGCAACTGGTGGACCAAGGACGACGCGGCGCACTTCAAGGCCGCCACCGACAAGCTGGTCGCGCAGTACGACGCCTACGAGGCGCTGCCCGGCCTGCACCTCAACGGCAAGCAGACCCTGGGCGAGAACATCGCCGACGTCGCCGGCCTGCAGGCCGCGTACACCGCGTACCACAAGTCGCTCGGCGGCAAGCCGGCGCCGGTGATCGACGGCCTGACCGGCGACGAGCGCTTCTTCCTCGCCTTCGCCCAGGCGTGGCGGGCCAAGCAGCGCGACGCCGCGCTGCGCGCGCAGGTCATCGGCGACGGCCATGCCCCGGCGCGCTGGCGCGCGCTGACCGTGCGCAACATCGATGCCTGGTACGACACCTTCAAGGTCGCCGACGGGCAGAAGCTGTTCCTCAAGCCCGAGCAGCGGGTGAAGATCTGGTAA
- the acs gene encoding acetate--CoA ligase: MSADVYPVPDAFAANARIRRDDYQRLYAESLRDPDAFWGEAAKRLDWMRAPTRVKDVSYALEDFRIRWFADGELNASVNCLDRHLETRGGKTALIFEPDSPDGDVQRISYRELHARVCKLANALRNLGIGKGDRVTIYLPMIPEAVVAMLACARIGAVHMVVFGGFAPNSIADRVADCGSKLIITADEGLRGGKKVALKANVDAALKLPGTNSVETVLVVRHTDGAVDMQMPRDRWYDAVVDGQPGECEPERMNAEDPLFILYTSGSTGKPKGVLHTTGGYLLWAAYTHEAVFDLRDDDVFWCTADVGWVTGHSYIVYGPLANGATEVIFEGVPNFPDASRFWQTIDKHQVSLFYTAPTAIRALMREGDAPVKRTSRASLRVLGTVGEPINPEAWRWYHETVGDARCPIVDTWWQTETGGILISPLPGAIDAKPGSATRPFFGVQPAIVDAEGKRLEGATEGNLVLLDSWPGQMRTVYGDHQRFIDTYFKTYPGSYFTGDGCRRDEDGYYWITGRVDDVINVSGHRIGTAEVESALVSHHDVAEAAVVGFPHDIKGQGIYAYVTLKQGIEANDDLRKALVQQVRSEIGPTATPDHIQWAPGLPKTRSGKIMRRILRKIAENAPDQLGDTSTLADPSVVDALVRERREA; this comes from the coding sequence ATGAGCGCCGACGTGTATCCGGTTCCCGACGCATTCGCGGCCAATGCCCGCATCCGCCGCGACGACTACCAACGCCTGTACGCCGAATCGCTACGCGATCCCGATGCGTTCTGGGGCGAAGCCGCCAAGCGCCTGGACTGGATGCGCGCGCCTACCCGGGTCAAGGACGTCAGCTATGCGCTGGAGGATTTCCGCATCCGCTGGTTCGCCGACGGCGAGCTCAACGCCAGCGTGAACTGCCTCGACCGGCACCTCGAAACGCGCGGCGGCAAGACCGCGCTGATCTTCGAGCCGGATTCGCCCGACGGCGACGTGCAGCGCATCAGCTACCGCGAACTGCATGCGCGCGTCTGCAAGCTGGCCAATGCGCTGCGCAACCTCGGCATCGGCAAGGGCGACCGCGTCACCATCTACCTGCCGATGATCCCCGAAGCCGTGGTGGCGATGCTGGCCTGCGCGCGGATCGGCGCGGTGCACATGGTGGTGTTCGGCGGGTTCGCGCCCAATTCCATCGCCGACCGCGTCGCCGATTGCGGCAGCAAGCTGATCATCACCGCCGACGAAGGCCTGCGCGGCGGCAAGAAGGTGGCGCTGAAGGCGAACGTGGACGCGGCGCTGAAGCTGCCGGGCACGAACTCGGTGGAAACCGTGCTGGTGGTGCGGCATACCGACGGCGCGGTGGACATGCAGATGCCGCGCGACCGCTGGTACGACGCGGTGGTCGACGGCCAGCCGGGCGAGTGCGAACCCGAGCGCATGAACGCCGAAGACCCGCTGTTCATCCTCTACACCTCCGGCAGCACCGGCAAGCCGAAGGGCGTGCTGCATACCACCGGCGGCTACCTGCTGTGGGCGGCGTACACGCACGAGGCGGTGTTCGACCTGCGCGACGACGACGTGTTCTGGTGCACCGCCGACGTCGGTTGGGTCACCGGCCACAGCTACATCGTGTACGGGCCGCTGGCGAACGGCGCCACCGAGGTGATCTTCGAGGGCGTGCCGAACTTCCCGGATGCCTCGCGCTTCTGGCAGACCATCGACAAGCACCAGGTCAGCCTGTTCTACACCGCGCCGACTGCGATCCGCGCGCTGATGCGCGAAGGCGACGCGCCGGTGAAGCGGACCTCGCGCGCGTCGCTGCGCGTGCTCGGCACGGTCGGCGAGCCGATCAACCCGGAAGCCTGGCGCTGGTACCACGAGACCGTGGGCGATGCGCGTTGCCCGATCGTCGATACCTGGTGGCAGACCGAGACCGGCGGGATCCTGATCTCGCCGTTGCCGGGCGCGATCGATGCCAAGCCGGGCTCGGCGACCAGGCCGTTCTTCGGCGTGCAACCCGCCATCGTCGATGCCGAGGGCAAGCGCCTCGAAGGCGCGACCGAAGGCAATCTGGTCCTGCTGGATTCGTGGCCCGGGCAGATGCGCACGGTGTACGGCGACCACCAGCGCTTCATCGACACCTATTTCAAGACCTATCCCGGCAGCTATTTCACCGGCGATGGCTGCCGTCGTGACGAAGACGGCTACTACTGGATCACCGGCCGCGTCGACGACGTGATCAACGTCAGCGGCCACCGCATCGGCACCGCCGAAGTCGAAAGCGCGCTGGTCTCGCACCACGACGTCGCCGAGGCGGCGGTGGTCGGCTTCCCGCACGACATCAAGGGCCAGGGCATCTACGCCTACGTGACCCTGAAGCAGGGCATCGAAGCCAATGATGATTTGCGCAAGGCGCTGGTGCAGCAGGTGCGCAGCGAGATCGGCCCGACCGCCACGCCCGACCACATCCAGTGGGCACCGGGCCTGCCGAAGACCCGCAGCGGCAAGATCATGCGCCGCATCCTGCGCAAGATCGCGGAGAACGCGCCGGACCAGTTGGGCGATACCAGCACACTGGCGGATCCGTCGGTGGTGGATGCGCTGGTGCGCGAACGCCGCGAGGCCTGA